A stretch of Aureispira sp. CCB-E DNA encodes these proteins:
- a CDS encoding virulence protein RhuM/Fic/DOC family protein has protein sequence MLSSELVIFKPSTGEVEFQVILDGKEETIWVTQQQMMDLFGKARRTIGAHIKNIYVEGELERAATWREIRQVQIEGQRKVRRKVDYYNLDVIISVGYRVKSKTGVEFRQWATKRLREYLLQGYSINNRLLEQQQRKIVSLKQQVEDLSIELVETQQQLTDGLLSIISHYSKSFELLNQYDSDALSTDNLNPDIIHVIHYPTVKNAIEELKKNLIQKGEASLLFGNEKDDSFRGILGSISQTVFGQLAYPSIEEQAAQLLYSIIKGHAFSDGNKRIGSFIFVWFLEQNNFHLTPDNTRKINDNTLVALALAVAQSLPNQREIIIRLIINLIKENA, from the coding sequence ATGTTGTCCAGCGAATTAGTTATTTTCAAACCATCTACTGGAGAAGTAGAATTTCAAGTCATCCTAGATGGAAAGGAAGAGACAATTTGGGTCACCCAGCAGCAAATGATGGACTTGTTTGGCAAAGCTCGCCGAACCATAGGAGCGCACATCAAAAATATTTACGTAGAAGGGGAACTTGAACGAGCGGCAACTTGGCGAGAAATTCGCCAAGTTCAAATCGAAGGGCAAAGAAAGGTACGCCGAAAGGTGGATTATTACAACCTAGATGTCATTATATCTGTTGGCTATCGCGTCAAATCTAAAACAGGGGTAGAATTTAGGCAATGGGCAACGAAACGGCTTAGAGAATACTTACTACAAGGTTATAGCATCAATAACCGGTTATTGGAACAACAACAACGTAAGATTGTTAGTCTAAAACAACAAGTAGAAGATTTATCTATTGAGTTGGTCGAAACTCAACAACAACTGACAGACGGATTGCTTTCTATTATTAGTCATTACTCCAAATCGTTTGAGCTACTGAATCAATACGACTCAGATGCTCTTTCTACAGACAACCTCAATCCAGATATTATCCATGTTATTCATTATCCAACTGTCAAAAATGCGATAGAGGAATTGAAAAAAAATTTAATTCAAAAAGGGGAAGCCAGTCTTTTGTTTGGGAATGAAAAAGATGATTCTTTTCGTGGTATTCTAGGTAGTATTTCTCAAACAGTCTTTGGTCAATTAGCCTATCCTAGTATAGAAGAACAGGCGGCACAATTGCTTTATTCTATTATCAAAGGACATGCCTTTAGTGATGGCAACAAACGCATTGGTTCTTTTATTTTTGTTTGGTTCTTGGAGCAAAACAACTTCCATCTTACTCCTGATAATACTAGAAAAATTAACGACAATACTTTGGTTGCACTCGCTTTAGCTGTTGCCCAAAGTTTGCCCAACCAAAGAGAAATTATCATTCGGTTAATTATTAATTTGATAAAAGAAAATGCTTAG
- a CDS encoding DUF4837 family protein, with protein MQHHLSFIITTIILISLLFSCTQEQRTSIAITPSAYGKVDNIMVVADEYTWTTTIGDTFRNYFEALYPVTPQPEPIYDLRYKTPKQFKEGKILKTHRAIIIMGALDDMNDPASAEIRKAIGPENVEKAKKQSNYRIAIHRDRWAQGQTVIYWFGPTREELLKTVKKDYQEVMKQFNKADTELFIQQIYAPGSNTDATNAIYETFKIDLKIPKDFALANIDSNSIWLRRETNKTSSNIFIYTLPLADSTALSPENHKRIRNQLTKVYFSSHIENSYMQIDDRVLPIYYQEMVFDKKETLQARGLWGMINDFMGGPFVTYMIKDPANNRVILLDGFVHAPGQKKQPKMRKLDMIFSTFSS; from the coding sequence ATGCAGCATCATTTAAGCTTTATCATAACCACCATCATCTTAATTAGTTTACTTTTCAGTTGTACACAAGAACAACGCACAAGCATTGCGATTACACCTAGCGCTTATGGAAAAGTAGACAACATAATGGTCGTTGCCGATGAGTATACTTGGACAACAACGATTGGAGATACCTTTAGAAATTATTTCGAAGCCTTGTATCCTGTTACTCCACAGCCTGAACCAATTTATGATTTGCGTTATAAAACTCCCAAACAATTTAAAGAAGGGAAAATTCTAAAAACACATCGTGCTATTATTATAATGGGCGCTTTGGACGATATGAATGATCCTGCAAGTGCTGAAATTCGAAAAGCAATTGGTCCTGAAAATGTTGAAAAAGCAAAAAAACAGTCCAATTATAGAATTGCCATTCATAGAGATCGTTGGGCGCAAGGGCAGACTGTCATTTATTGGTTTGGTCCTACTAGAGAAGAATTACTCAAAACTGTAAAAAAAGACTATCAGGAGGTAATGAAGCAATTCAATAAAGCGGATACGGAATTGTTCATTCAACAAATCTATGCTCCTGGCTCTAATACAGATGCAACCAATGCGATCTACGAGACGTTTAAGATTGACTTAAAAATACCCAAAGACTTTGCTCTGGCAAACATTGATAGTAACTCAATTTGGCTAAGAAGAGAAACCAATAAAACAAGTAGTAATATCTTTATTTATACCTTGCCGCTCGCTGATTCAACAGCACTTAGTCCTGAAAATCACAAAAGAATTAGAAATCAATTGACAAAAGTTTATTTCTCTTCGCACATTGAAAACTCCTATATGCAAATTGATGATCGGGTTTTGCCTATTTATTATCAAGAAATGGTATTTGATAAAAAAGAAACGTTACAAGCTAGGGGCTTGTGGGGCATGATAAATGATTTCATGGGCGGTCCTTTTGTAACATATATGATTAAAGATCCTGCCAATAATCGAGTCATTCTTTTGGATGGTTTTGTCCATGCTCCTGGTCAAAAAAAACAACCCAAAATGCGCAAATTGGATATGATTTTCTCGACTTTCTCTTCTTAA
- the recA gene encoding recombinase RecA, with amino-acid sequence MAKKSTSGDDNKLKALQTTLDRLKKTYGKGAVMRLGDHQVEKVETISTGSVALDVALGTSGFPKGRVVEIYGPESSGKTTIALHAIAECQKNGGIAAFIDAEHAFDRFYAEGLGIDVDELIFAQPDHGEQALEIAESLIRSGAIDILVVDSVAALVPRSEIEGEMGDSKMGLQARLMSQAMRKLTSVISKTNCCCIFINQLREKIGVMFGNPETTTGGNALKFYASQRLDIRRSGGAIKDREGKVIGNHVKVKIVKNKLAPPFQVAEFDIMYGEGISKSGEIVDLGTEFNILSKSGAWYGYGDGKIAQGREAAKQFMLDNPEVAEEIEAKIRAKLTGIEFEEENTEVEAADA; translated from the coding sequence ATGGCAAAAAAAAGCACTTCTGGAGACGACAATAAATTAAAAGCATTACAAACAACTTTAGATCGTCTAAAGAAAACTTATGGAAAAGGAGCAGTAATGCGTTTGGGAGATCATCAAGTTGAAAAGGTTGAAACCATTTCTACAGGTTCGGTAGCCTTAGATGTAGCTTTAGGTACAAGTGGATTTCCAAAAGGACGTGTTGTAGAAATATATGGTCCAGAGTCATCAGGTAAAACAACAATTGCTTTACATGCAATCGCTGAATGTCAAAAAAATGGTGGCATTGCTGCGTTTATTGATGCAGAGCATGCTTTTGATCGTTTTTATGCAGAAGGTCTTGGTATTGATGTTGACGAGTTAATTTTTGCACAACCTGACCATGGTGAACAAGCATTGGAAATTGCTGAAAGTTTAATCCGTTCTGGGGCAATTGATATTTTGGTAGTGGATTCTGTTGCTGCTTTGGTTCCTCGTAGCGAAATAGAGGGGGAAATGGGAGACTCTAAAATGGGATTGCAAGCGCGTTTGATGTCACAAGCAATGCGTAAATTAACTTCTGTTATTAGCAAAACAAATTGTTGTTGTATTTTTATCAACCAATTGCGTGAAAAAATTGGGGTGATGTTCGGAAATCCTGAAACAACTACTGGTGGTAATGCTTTGAAATTCTATGCTTCTCAACGTTTGGACATTCGCCGTTCTGGTGGTGCAATCAAAGATAGAGAAGGAAAAGTAATCGGAAACCATGTCAAAGTGAAAATTGTTAAGAATAAATTAGCTCCTCCATTCCAAGTAGCAGAATTTGATATTATGTATGGAGAAGGAATTTCTAAGAGTGGTGAAATTGTAGATTTGGGAACGGAATTTAATATTCTTTCTAAAAGTGGTGCTTGGTATGGTTATGGCGATGGTAAGATTGCTCAAGGTAGAGAAGCTGCTAAGCAGTTTATGTTAGATAATCCTGAAGTAGCAGAAGAGATCGAAGCTAAAATCCGCGCTAAATTAACAGGAATAGAATTTGAAGAAGAAAATACAGAAGTGGAAGCTGCTGATGCATAA
- a CDS encoding CHAT domain-containing protein has protein sequence MLYKIILILFLLVNLFVNCLGQVDVAKILKNEGVTGLENLIIQKPSYQWEAKDFHQIYLFFKQVGYEDRQQLYSILGERLLGPSLSMSINRQFLDGEEMMQSFALLEDYRVQLKEAEKWNDWAFITQILAENAYYHLDAFSQIGRYYDELMSVWDWVDKKKQRYYAVLAGNHFMAVEQNYERAATYFLKVINSTAFTKKEKLNIYSSLSELYLRKKDFNRALEYGSIVLKSEMHDSIKYLQQLTRSGNIYKELGNFRAAEDCFLTAKDLLPKEEKLAYDPYTKINYSYVYSGLLEIQLERKKLKKAVPYVEMLEKHLPYFVAQGQGAFLVLNPLMQYYTIKNDTTSYLYLEKILKENENRVPFAFMAKTLTIRGDYWFQRKNLTLALNLYNRALDLLKNTSTNELVVYTQDEPQALETLTKKLDLLHWQRQYNNSIATEEDFYRTTQQARGLLDQIRQSLTTKSAKQKLLDNAPKIYEYSLEAIGRLYKDSKDVAYLREMFTLIEKSKAILLSEALNENLAQSFGGVPDTLRTEERNLANDIKIYESKLLDAQRKDKTIAIAAFQDILLRKRAELDQLKKHLEASYPKYYELKFQDRVVSVEAVQEILADKQATFVSYFVGERNLYMLSLTSDQINLQIETLVGDNRNSFSKDLLTLKRRLSNILDVQSYSKKKFDDFCTQSHRLYQLLLSKVVNSSKKIIISADGLLHYIPFETLLMEKVNVETVDFKDLPYLLKKYEVSYQYTASLWLELLKKEVIVKSDRKGILGMAATYQQPITNIPQDRMVLRQNLVELEGAKNEVLFLKQTFKGKFWLEASATEANFKQSLGNYSIVHLALHGLVNNKLPMKSGLVFTENGDTIEDNILFAYELSSLDLNTDLLVLSACSTGDGIYQKGEGVLSLGRGFMYAGAASILTTLWQINDQSTQTIMQYFYQNLHKGMEKDVALQQAKLSYLAAADGPIGHPVFWAAYVLIGDTGVVAIDSKTTSAWWWGLIGFIVVLIVMGGLRKKALAE, from the coding sequence ATGTTGTATAAGATAATTTTAATTTTATTTCTGCTTGTCAACCTTTTTGTTAATTGTCTGGGACAAGTTGATGTTGCTAAAATTCTCAAAAATGAAGGCGTTACTGGATTAGAAAATCTAATAATACAAAAGCCTTCTTATCAATGGGAAGCCAAGGATTTCCATCAAATTTATTTGTTTTTTAAGCAGGTAGGCTATGAGGATAGACAGCAATTGTATTCGATTTTAGGGGAGCGATTATTAGGACCGAGTTTAAGTATGTCTATTAATAGACAGTTTTTAGATGGGGAGGAAATGATGCAGAGTTTTGCTTTGTTAGAGGATTATAGGGTACAACTGAAAGAGGCTGAAAAGTGGAATGATTGGGCTTTTATTACACAGATTCTAGCAGAAAATGCCTATTATCACCTAGATGCATTTTCTCAAATTGGGCGGTATTATGATGAATTGATGTCTGTATGGGATTGGGTAGATAAAAAGAAACAAAGATACTATGCTGTCTTAGCTGGAAATCATTTTATGGCTGTAGAGCAAAATTATGAGAGAGCAGCTACTTACTTTCTAAAAGTCATAAATTCTACAGCGTTTACTAAAAAAGAAAAGCTAAATATCTATAGCAGTTTGTCTGAGCTGTATTTAAGGAAAAAAGATTTTAACCGAGCTTTGGAATACGGAAGTATTGTACTAAAATCGGAAATGCATGATTCGATTAAATATTTACAGCAGTTGACTCGTTCGGGGAATATTTATAAAGAATTAGGAAATTTTAGAGCAGCGGAAGATTGTTTTTTGACAGCGAAAGACTTGTTGCCTAAAGAAGAAAAACTAGCCTATGATCCTTATACTAAAATCAATTATTCGTATGTCTATAGTGGGTTGTTAGAAATTCAATTAGAACGAAAAAAATTGAAAAAGGCAGTTCCTTATGTTGAGATGCTAGAGAAGCATTTGCCCTATTTTGTCGCACAAGGACAGGGAGCTTTTTTAGTCTTAAACCCTCTAATGCAATATTATACCATTAAAAACGATACTACAAGTTACTTGTATTTAGAGAAAATTCTAAAAGAGAATGAGAATAGAGTTCCTTTTGCATTTATGGCAAAAACGCTTACTATTAGAGGGGATTATTGGTTTCAACGAAAGAATCTAACCCTTGCTTTGAATTTATACAATCGTGCTTTAGATTTATTAAAAAATACAAGTACTAATGAATTAGTAGTATATACACAAGATGAACCACAAGCGTTAGAGACATTGACTAAAAAATTGGATTTGTTGCATTGGCAACGTCAATATAATAATAGCATAGCGACAGAAGAGGATTTTTATAGAACTACACAACAAGCAAGAGGTCTATTGGATCAGATTCGTCAAAGTTTGACGACAAAAAGTGCCAAGCAAAAGCTATTGGATAATGCTCCAAAAATTTATGAATACTCTTTGGAAGCAATTGGTAGACTGTACAAGGATTCTAAAGATGTAGCATATTTGAGAGAAATGTTTACCCTCATAGAAAAGAGCAAGGCGATTCTTTTGTCAGAGGCACTAAATGAAAATCTAGCACAGAGTTTTGGAGGAGTGCCCGATACGTTGCGTACAGAAGAACGGAATTTAGCAAATGATATTAAAATTTATGAGTCTAAATTATTAGATGCGCAACGGAAAGATAAAACAATTGCTATTGCGGCTTTTCAAGATATTTTACTTCGAAAACGAGCAGAGTTGGATCAACTAAAAAAGCATTTAGAAGCATCGTATCCTAAATATTATGAATTGAAATTTCAAGATAGGGTTGTTTCGGTTGAAGCTGTACAAGAAATTTTAGCGGACAAGCAGGCAACTTTTGTCTCTTACTTTGTCGGGGAAAGAAACTTGTATATGTTGAGTTTGACAAGTGATCAGATAAATCTTCAAATAGAAACATTAGTAGGAGACAACCGAAACAGTTTTTCAAAAGATTTACTGACTTTAAAAAGGCGATTATCTAATATTTTGGATGTTCAATCTTACTCAAAGAAAAAGTTTGATGATTTTTGTACTCAAAGTCATCGTTTGTATCAATTGTTGTTGAGTAAAGTTGTAAATAGTTCTAAAAAGATCATTATTTCAGCAGATGGTTTGTTGCATTACATTCCTTTTGAGACATTGTTGATGGAAAAAGTCAATGTGGAAACAGTTGATTTTAAAGATTTGCCTTATTTGTTGAAAAAATATGAGGTTAGTTATCAGTATACGGCCTCGCTATGGTTAGAATTATTAAAGAAAGAAGTTATTGTTAAATCTGATCGAAAAGGAATCTTAGGAATGGCGGCTACTTATCAACAGCCTATTACAAATATACCACAAGATCGGATGGTTTTACGTCAGAATTTGGTAGAATTGGAAGGAGCAAAAAACGAAGTTCTTTTTTTAAAACAAACATTTAAAGGAAAATTTTGGTTAGAAGCCTCTGCTACAGAGGCTAACTTTAAACAATCTTTGGGAAATTATTCTATTGTTCATTTGGCTCTACATGGTTTGGTGAATAATAAATTGCCGATGAAGTCGGGATTAGTGTTTACAGAAAATGGAGATACAATAGAAGATAATATTTTATTTGCTTACGAATTGTCAAGTTTGGATTTAAACACGGATTTGTTAGTGCTTTCTGCTTGTTCGACAGGTGATGGTATTTACCAAAAGGGAGAGGGAGTACTGAGCTTAGGGCGCGGTTTTATGTATGCTGGTGCTGCCAGTATTTTAACAACACTTTGGCAAATTAACGATCAATCGACACAAACCATCATGCAATATTTTTATCAAAACTTACATAAGGGGATGGAAAAAGATGTTGCATTACAGCAAGCAAAATTGAGTTATCTGGCGGCGGCAGATGGTCCGATTGGTCACCCTGTATTTTGGGCAGCTTATGTGCTAATTGGAGATACAGGAGTTGTCGCTATTGATTCTAAAACTACTTCTGCTTGGTGGTGGGGGTTGATAGGCTTTATAGTTGTATTGATAGTAATGGGGGGCTTACGTAAAAAAGCATTGGCAGAATAA
- a CDS encoding DUF4261 domain-containing protein: protein MTEKNFSIEQSESSILLSMPMFNGADSYNLQAVIDDLKSYWKLDVSDVNGDAKTATMSIDGVLVALASMPAPIPAKDIEDIAPHNYLWKNAEEDCRNHQSHAIVTVLSSKNVAILERYKMLTKLNASILRTSGAIGIYQGTQTLLLPKDLYLDFANFLLEEELPIQLWVYIGLIGSQDGSSVYTFGLKDFQKREIEVLDSKLEKMDLYDFLLSIVNYVVAQDVVLQDGETIGFSAEQKIAIRVSEGRFLEGNTIKLEL from the coding sequence ATGACCGAAAAAAATTTTTCAATAGAACAGTCTGAGTCCTCTATTTTGTTGTCTATGCCGATGTTTAATGGGGCGGACTCGTATAATTTGCAAGCTGTAATAGACGATTTAAAAAGTTATTGGAAGCTAGACGTGTCGGACGTTAATGGAGATGCAAAGACTGCTACGATGAGTATTGATGGTGTATTGGTGGCTTTGGCTAGTATGCCAGCGCCAATTCCTGCCAAAGATATTGAGGATATTGCTCCTCACAATTATTTATGGAAAAACGCTGAAGAAGATTGTCGAAATCATCAAAGCCATGCGATTGTGACGGTGCTTTCGAGTAAAAATGTAGCTATCTTGGAGCGTTACAAGATGTTGACAAAACTAAATGCTTCGATATTAAGGACTTCTGGAGCTATTGGAATTTATCAAGGAACTCAAACACTTTTGTTACCAAAAGATTTGTACTTAGATTTTGCCAATTTCTTGTTAGAGGAAGAGCTTCCTATTCAATTATGGGTTTATATTGGTTTGATTGGGAGTCAAGATGGAAGTAGTGTGTATACATTTGGTTTAAAAGATTTTCAAAAAAGAGAAATAGAAGTTCTGGATAGCAAGCTAGAAAAAATGGATCTATATGATTTTCTATTGTCCATTGTTAATTATGTTGTCGCACAGGATGTTGTGCTGCAAGACGGGGAAACAATAGGATTTTCAGCCGAGCAAAAAATAGCAATCCGTGTTTCTGAAGGACGATTTTTAGAAGGTAATACCATAAAACTAGAACTTTAA
- a CDS encoding LPXTG cell wall anchor domain-containing protein, whose protein sequence is MEREALLDSQEKTSKGSWMPLLWGVGSVLLGMLSFMLSLGMQLNKYLLKIAIERDADLSFSAMSTSVGLRIFILMVALGGLWGGWKYHKTGDKSMRIVVLFGIALAVLAIVFLLVPIYNYL, encoded by the coding sequence ATGGAAAGAGAAGCATTATTAGACAGCCAAGAAAAAACTTCTAAAGGAAGTTGGATGCCTCTGTTATGGGGCGTTGGAAGTGTTTTGTTGGGAATGCTAAGCTTTATGCTGTCGTTGGGAATGCAATTGAATAAGTACCTTCTGAAGATTGCAATAGAACGAGATGCCGACTTGTCATTTAGTGCAATGTCAACAAGTGTGGGCTTGAGAATTTTTATCTTGATGGTTGCTTTAGGTGGACTTTGGGGAGGATGGAAATATCACAAAACAGGGGATAAAAGTATGAGGATCGTTGTTCTATTTGGTATCGCTTTAGCCGTATTGGCTATTGTATTTTTATTGGTACCAATTTATAACTATCTGTAA
- a CDS encoding outer membrane peptidoglycan-associated protein, giving the protein MKITHFTLLIAFLLASSMNAQNQLPWRKRAKMAADFEKSGDLYRAAVYYRGVYEEKKDKPEYSFKAGRCFLDLRDYENAVKSLEVVKDDNNNPKYDKPGYKYALALKQTGAANKAKEAFNSFLLSYQGDDKELYREFVENELKGCNYALKAQQYTNPAVTIEHLSPKVNSAKTEFAPIPFANDVLYFSSTIKGVAKIHRTVKQADGWVRPQVPSIFVGKMERTHFGNGSFTQDGNRFYFTQCDIIDGKPQCAIYLMENLGGGQWSAPTILPDYINPDDANTTHPVVVTSDNQEILYFASNRKGGKGGLDLWYTTRPVNSNIKSFTLPKNLGRNVNSIGDEISPFYHKPTGTLYFSSNGRVSAGGLDIFKSKGEKLQWEVAQNLGFPVNSAADDLYYTISEAHGGGYLVSNRPFEPERSTTTDDDIFYFGIENIELAISGAIRDSDYPERGLLKDLNIKLFQKTNLGDEELIDERILAVGEYEFKNLEPNTSYIISIEKENFQVASFPFTTGSQSENISNDVELIARTDIVLPPRVDPQDIRYYIMAAHYNSNSNAYQLPVDPIDPNLGIEYTGDTLKIFYELDAIAGLGDYRKLYYDEDGIPQPYHEPQIVKQEDIKELPIFPGPYPPSPIAPPSVVYKIQVSAVRKFRADKYEVLKEIGRLSTEKISSGLKRILVVSKETNEENIDGFKRKSDALNALSYVLNNSGFEYAFVIKYVDGERVGEGFRGWNEEEGLDTDTKPDGRIPKDVYEGF; this is encoded by the coding sequence ATGAAAATAACACATTTTACTTTGCTTATTGCTTTTTTGCTTGCTTCAAGTATGAATGCACAGAATCAACTTCCTTGGAGAAAACGAGCTAAAATGGCTGCAGATTTTGAAAAAAGTGGCGATTTGTACCGTGCGGCAGTATACTATCGAGGCGTTTATGAAGAAAAAAAAGATAAGCCTGAATACAGCTTCAAAGCTGGTCGATGTTTCCTCGATTTAAGAGATTACGAAAATGCTGTCAAATCGTTGGAAGTTGTAAAAGATGATAATAACAATCCTAAATATGACAAGCCTGGGTACAAATATGCCTTGGCTCTCAAACAAACAGGCGCTGCTAATAAAGCAAAAGAAGCATTTAACAGCTTTTTGTTAAGTTATCAAGGAGACGACAAAGAGCTATACCGAGAATTTGTTGAAAATGAACTAAAAGGTTGCAACTATGCCTTAAAAGCACAACAATATACCAATCCTGCCGTTACAATTGAGCATTTGAGTCCTAAGGTAAACAGTGCTAAAACTGAGTTTGCCCCCATCCCTTTTGCGAATGATGTGCTCTATTTTTCTTCTACAATCAAAGGAGTAGCAAAGATTCATAGGACTGTCAAACAAGCAGATGGTTGGGTGCGTCCTCAAGTTCCTTCTATTTTTGTTGGCAAAATGGAACGTACACATTTTGGCAATGGTTCATTTACACAAGACGGCAATCGTTTTTACTTTACTCAGTGTGATATTATTGACGGCAAACCTCAATGTGCCATTTATTTAATGGAGAACTTGGGAGGTGGGCAATGGTCTGCTCCAACGATCTTGCCAGACTATATCAATCCTGACGATGCCAATACCACCCATCCTGTGGTTGTCACCTCAGATAATCAAGAAATTTTATACTTTGCTTCCAATCGAAAAGGTGGAAAAGGTGGCTTGGACTTGTGGTATACAACTCGTCCCGTAAACAGCAATATCAAAAGCTTTACTTTGCCTAAAAATTTAGGGAGAAATGTCAATAGTATTGGAGACGAGATTAGCCCTTTTTATCACAAACCAACAGGAACCCTTTATTTTAGTTCTAATGGTCGTGTGAGTGCTGGTGGTTTGGACATCTTCAAATCTAAGGGGGAAAAGCTACAGTGGGAAGTTGCCCAAAATTTAGGCTTTCCTGTCAATTCGGCAGCAGATGATCTATATTATACAATCAGTGAAGCACATGGTGGAGGATATCTAGTTTCTAATCGTCCATTTGAGCCAGAACGTTCTACAACAACAGATGATGATATTTTTTACTTTGGTATTGAAAATATAGAGCTGGCAATATCTGGTGCTATTCGAGATTCGGATTATCCCGAACGAGGTCTATTGAAAGATCTTAACATTAAGCTTTTTCAAAAAACAAACTTGGGCGATGAAGAATTGATTGACGAACGTATACTGGCGGTTGGAGAATATGAGTTCAAAAATTTAGAGCCTAATACTTCTTACATTATCTCCATCGAAAAAGAAAATTTTCAAGTAGCTAGTTTTCCATTCACAACAGGAAGCCAATCAGAGAATATTAGTAATGATGTTGAATTAATCGCTCGGACAGATATTGTTCTGCCTCCAAGAGTAGATCCACAAGACATCCGTTATTACATCATGGCAGCACATTACAACTCTAATAGCAATGCTTATCAATTGCCTGTCGATCCCATTGACCCTAATTTAGGGATTGAATACACAGGAGACACCTTAAAAATTTTCTATGAGTTAGATGCTATTGCAGGATTGGGAGATTATCGAAAGTTATACTATGACGAAGATGGAATTCCTCAGCCTTATCATGAGCCTCAAATCGTCAAACAAGAAGACATTAAAGAACTGCCTATTTTCCCTGGACCTTACCCTCCTAGTCCAATTGCCCCTCCATCGGTTGTGTACAAAATTCAAGTATCTGCTGTCCGTAAATTTAGAGCTGATAAATACGAAGTTTTAAAAGAAATTGGTCGTTTATCAACAGAAAAAATTAGCAGTGGTCTGAAACGAATCTTAGTGGTTAGCAAAGAAACCAACGAGGAAAACATTGACGGTTTTAAAAGAAAATCCGATGCTCTTAACGCACTTTCTTACGTATTAAACAACTCAGGATTTGAATATGCTTTTGTTATCAAGTATGTTGATGGAGAGCGTGTTGGAGAGGGCTTCCGTGGATGGAATGAAGAAGAGGGCTTGGATACCGATACCAAACCTGATGGTCGTATTCCCAAAGATGTATACGAAGGTTTTTAA
- the rfbA gene encoding glucose-1-phosphate thymidylyltransferase RfbA codes for MKGIILAGGLGTRLYPLTLAVSKQLMPVYDKPMIYYPLSTLMSAGIREILIISTQYDLPNFQKLLGNGSQIGCRISYQEQIIPNGLAQAFVLGEQFIGNDSVSLILGDNIFYGSNLNELLKQSNQPDGGIVFAYQVADPERYGVVAFDDDNMAYSIEEKPKQPKSNYAIPGLYFYDNSVIEVAKNLKPSARGEYEITDVNKHYLNKGKLKVMPLGRGVAWLDTGTHKSLMQAGQFIEVIEERQGLKIGCIEEVAYRQGFINEELLEQAADKYKKSGYGQYLYKVLEWGR; via the coding sequence ATGAAAGGAATTATCTTAGCAGGAGGCTTGGGAACACGTCTTTACCCTTTGACACTAGCAGTAAGCAAACAATTGATGCCAGTGTACGACAAACCAATGATTTATTACCCATTGTCTACCTTGATGTCGGCAGGCATTCGAGAGATTTTAATTATTTCTACGCAGTATGACTTACCCAACTTCCAAAAGTTATTGGGTAATGGCTCTCAAATAGGCTGTCGGATTAGTTATCAAGAACAAATTATTCCTAATGGTCTGGCGCAAGCATTTGTACTAGGGGAACAATTTATTGGGAATGATAGTGTGTCTTTGATCTTGGGAGATAATATCTTCTATGGTAGCAATCTCAACGAATTATTAAAGCAGAGCAATCAACCAGATGGAGGAATTGTTTTTGCATATCAAGTCGCCGACCCTGAACGATATGGTGTCGTTGCTTTTGATGATGATAATATGGCCTATTCTATCGAAGAAAAACCCAAACAACCTAAGTCTAACTATGCTATCCCTGGACTGTATTTCTATGATAATTCTGTTATCGAAGTCGCTAAAAACTTGAAACCAAGTGCTAGAGGAGAATATGAGATCACAGATGTTAACAAGCATTATTTAAATAAAGGGAAATTAAAAGTAATGCCACTAGGACGTGGTGTGGCATGGTTGGACACAGGAACACATAAATCGTTGATGCAAGCAGGGCAATTTATAGAGGTAATTGAGGAACGCCAAGGTTTAAAAATTGGTTGTATAGAAGAAGTCGCTTATCGACAAGGTTTTATCAATGAAGAACTGTTGGAACAAGCTGCTGATAAATACAAAAAAAGTGGTTATGGTCAGTACTTGTATAAAGTGTTGGAGTGGGGAAGGTAG